One segment of Castanea sativa cultivar Marrone di Chiusa Pesio chromosome 3, ASM4071231v1 DNA contains the following:
- the LOC142627339 gene encoding uncharacterized protein LOC142627339 isoform X1, with protein sequence MDPVAEEQIDYEDEEYGGAQKLQYQGSGAIPALADDELMGEDDDYDDLYNDVNVGEGFLQLHRSEAPLPPGGVGNGGLQTQKTDVPEQRVEAAGAQEMGIPGVSVEGKYSNPGVHYPEQKEGPSAIKAPEMGSSSYPDGSSVSHRGRVVEMPHDPQFRNMGFQGSTSVPPNSGVDPSDMPGKIPNEPMPVLNSATGGPRGTQQMPSNQINVNANVNHPIINESQIRPPVENGQTMLFVGELHWWTTDAELEGILSQYGRVKEIKFFDERASGKSKGYCQVEFYDSVAAASCKEGMNGHVFNGRPCVVAFASAQTLKQMGASYMSKNQAQNQSQPQGRRPMNEGGGRGNNMNYQSGDGGRNYGRGGWGRGGQGVLNRGPGGGPMRGRGGAMGAKNMVGNNAGVVSGAGGGGYGQGLAGPAFGGPAGGMMNPQGMMGTGFDPTYMGRGGGYGGFPGPAFPGMLPSFPAVNTMGLAGVAPHVNPAFFGRGMAANGMGMMGSAGMDGHPANMWNDTSMGGWGGEEHGRRTRESSYGGDDGASEYGYGEGNHEKGARSSAASREKERGSERDWSGNSERRHRDDREQDWDRSEREHREPRYREEKDSYREHRPRERDLGYEDDWDRGQSSSRPRSRSRAMPEEDHRSRSRDVDYGKRRRMPSE encoded by the coding sequence ATGGATCCAGTGGCTGAAGAGCAAATAGATTATGAAGATGAGGAATATGGAGGGGCTCAGAAGCTGCAATATCAAGGAAGTGGAGCCATACCAGCCCTTGCAGATGACGAACTGATGGGAGAAGATGATGACTACGATGATCTCTACAATGATGTAAATGTTGGAGAAGGTTTCCTTCAGTTGCACCGGTCTGAGGCTCCACTCCCACCTGGGGGTGTTGGCAACGGAGGACTTCAAACTCAGAAAACTGATGTTCCTGAACAAAGAGTGGAAGCTGCGGGTGCACAAGAGATGGGCATTCCTGGGGTTTCAGTTGAAGGAAAGTATTCTAATCCTGGTGTGCATTATCCTGAGCAGAAGGAGGGGCCATCTGCCATAAAGGCACCAGAAATGGGATCTTCTAGTTACCCAGACGGGTCTTCGGTCTCACACAGAGGGAGGGTTGTTGAAATGCCTCATGATCCCCAATTCAGAAACATGGGATTTCAAGGATCCACATCTGTGCCCCCCAATTCTGGGGTTGATCCTTCTGATATGCCTGGAAAAATTCCTAATGAGCCCATGCCTGTGCTGAATTCTGCCACTGGTGGTCCTCGAGGCACTCAACAGATGCCTTCTAATCAAATCAATGTGAATGCAAATGTCAATCATCCGATAATTAATGAAAGTCAGATCCGGCCACCTGTAGAGAATGGTCAAACCATGCTGTTTGTGGGAGAACTACATTGGTGGACAACTGATGCAGAGCTTGAAGGTATTTTATCCCAATACGGAAGGGTCAAGGAAATTAAGTTTTTCGATGAGAGAGCTAGTGGTAAATCCAAAGGCTATTGTCAAGTTGAATTCTATGATTCGGTTGCTGCAGCTTCTTGCAAAGAGGGAATGAATGGTCATGTTTTCAATGGGCGACCTTGTGTTGTGGCCTTTGCTTCTGCACAAACATTGAAGCAGATGGGAGCTTCTTATATGAGCAAGAACCAAGCTCAGAATCAGTCTCAGCCTCAAGGAAGGAGGCCAATGAATGAAGGTGGTGGGAGAGGGAACAATATGAATTATCAAAGTGGAGATGGAGGAAGAAATTACGGACGGGGTGGATGGGGACGGGGCGGCCAGGGTGTACTCAATCGAGGTCCTGGGGGTGGACCAATGAGAGGAAGAGGAGGGGCTATGGGTGCAAAGAACATGGTTGGGAACAATGCTGGAGTTGTAAGTGGTGCTGGAGGAGGAGGTTATGGACAAGGCCTTGCAGGTCCTGCATTTGGGGGTCCTGCTGGTGGTATGATGAATCCACAGGGCATGATGGGTACTGGGTTTGATCCCACATATATGGGTCGAGGAGGTGGTTATGGGGGTTTCCCAGGTCCTGCTTTTCCTGGAATGCTTCCTTCATTTCCAGCTGTTAATACGATGGGGCTTGCTGGGGTGGCACCTCATGTCAATCCAGCCTTCTTTGGTCGGGGAATGGCAGCTAATGGAATGGGAATGATGGGTTCTGCTGGAATGGATGGTCATCCTGCAAATATGTGGAATGACACAAGCATGGGTGGATGGGGAGGAGAAGAACATGGTCGAAGGACGAGGGAGTCCAGTTatggtggtgatgatggtgCTTCAGAATATGGGTATGGAGAGGGAAATCATGAAAAAGGAGCAAGGTCAAGTGCTGCCTCTAGGGAAAAAGAGCGGGGATCTGAGCGTGACTGGTCAGGAAACTCTGAGAGGAGGCATCGTGATGATAGGGAGCAAGACTGGGACAGGTCTGAAAGGGAACACAGGGAGCCCCGTTACAGGGAAGAAAAAGACAGTTACCGAGAACATCGGCCAAGAGAACGTGACTTGGGTTATGAGGATGATTGGGATAGAGGGCAGTCTTCTTCAAGACCTCGGAGCAGGTCCCGAGCAATGCCAGAAGAAGATCATAGGTCTCGATCCAGGGATGTGGATTATGGAAAGAGAAGACGCATGCCATCAGAGTGA
- the LOC142627339 gene encoding uncharacterized protein LOC142627339 isoform X2: MAEEQIDYEDEEYGGAQKLQYQGSGAIPALADDELMGEDDDYDDLYNDVNVGEGFLQLHRSEAPLPPGGVGNGGLQTQKTDVPEQRVEAAGAQEMGIPGVSVEGKYSNPGVHYPEQKEGPSAIKAPEMGSSSYPDGSSVSHRGRVVEMPHDPQFRNMGFQGSTSVPPNSGVDPSDMPGKIPNEPMPVLNSATGGPRGTQQMPSNQINVNANVNHPIINESQIRPPVENGQTMLFVGELHWWTTDAELEGILSQYGRVKEIKFFDERASGKSKGYCQVEFYDSVAAASCKEGMNGHVFNGRPCVVAFASAQTLKQMGASYMSKNQAQNQSQPQGRRPMNEGGGRGNNMNYQSGDGGRNYGRGGWGRGGQGVLNRGPGGGPMRGRGGAMGAKNMVGNNAGVVSGAGGGGYGQGLAGPAFGGPAGGMMNPQGMMGTGFDPTYMGRGGGYGGFPGPAFPGMLPSFPAVNTMGLAGVAPHVNPAFFGRGMAANGMGMMGSAGMDGHPANMWNDTSMGGWGGEEHGRRTRESSYGGDDGASEYGYGEGNHEKGARSSAASREKERGSERDWSGNSERRHRDDREQDWDRSEREHREPRYREEKDSYREHRPRERDLGYEDDWDRGQSSSRPRSRSRAMPEEDHRSRSRDVDYGKRRRMPSE, from the exons A TGGCTGAAGAGCAAATAGATTATGAAGATGAGGAATATGGAGGGGCTCAGAAGCTGCAATATCAAGGAAGTGGAGCCATACCAGCCCTTGCAGATGACGAACTGATGGGAGAAGATGATGACTACGATGATCTCTACAATGATGTAAATGTTGGAGAAGGTTTCCTTCAGTTGCACCGGTCTGAGGCTCCACTCCCACCTGGGGGTGTTGGCAACGGAGGACTTCAAACTCAGAAAACTGATGTTCCTGAACAAAGAGTGGAAGCTGCGGGTGCACAAGAGATGGGCATTCCTGGGGTTTCAGTTGAAGGAAAGTATTCTAATCCTGGTGTGCATTATCCTGAGCAGAAGGAGGGGCCATCTGCCATAAAGGCACCAGAAATGGGATCTTCTAGTTACCCAGACGGGTCTTCGGTCTCACACAGAGGGAGGGTTGTTGAAATGCCTCATGATCCCCAATTCAGAAACATGGGATTTCAAGGATCCACATCTGTGCCCCCCAATTCTGGGGTTGATCCTTCTGATATGCCTGGAAAAATTCCTAATGAGCCCATGCCTGTGCTGAATTCTGCCACTGGTGGTCCTCGAGGCACTCAACAGATGCCTTCTAATCAAATCAATGTGAATGCAAATGTCAATCATCCGATAATTAATGAAAGTCAGATCCGGCCACCTGTAGAGAATGGTCAAACCATGCTGTTTGTGGGAGAACTACATTGGTGGACAACTGATGCAGAGCTTGAAGGTATTTTATCCCAATACGGAAGGGTCAAGGAAATTAAGTTTTTCGATGAGAGAGCTAGTGGTAAATCCAAAGGCTATTGTCAAGTTGAATTCTATGATTCGGTTGCTGCAGCTTCTTGCAAAGAGGGAATGAATGGTCATGTTTTCAATGGGCGACCTTGTGTTGTGGCCTTTGCTTCTGCACAAACATTGAAGCAGATGGGAGCTTCTTATATGAGCAAGAACCAAGCTCAGAATCAGTCTCAGCCTCAAGGAAGGAGGCCAATGAATGAAGGTGGTGGGAGAGGGAACAATATGAATTATCAAAGTGGAGATGGAGGAAGAAATTACGGACGGGGTGGATGGGGACGGGGCGGCCAGGGTGTACTCAATCGAGGTCCTGGGGGTGGACCAATGAGAGGAAGAGGAGGGGCTATGGGTGCAAAGAACATGGTTGGGAACAATGCTGGAGTTGTAAGTGGTGCTGGAGGAGGAGGTTATGGACAAGGCCTTGCAGGTCCTGCATTTGGGGGTCCTGCTGGTGGTATGATGAATCCACAGGGCATGATGGGTACTGGGTTTGATCCCACATATATGGGTCGAGGAGGTGGTTATGGGGGTTTCCCAGGTCCTGCTTTTCCTGGAATGCTTCCTTCATTTCCAGCTGTTAATACGATGGGGCTTGCTGGGGTGGCACCTCATGTCAATCCAGCCTTCTTTGGTCGGGGAATGGCAGCTAATGGAATGGGAATGATGGGTTCTGCTGGAATGGATGGTCATCCTGCAAATATGTGGAATGACACAAGCATGGGTGGATGGGGAGGAGAAGAACATGGTCGAAGGACGAGGGAGTCCAGTTatggtggtgatgatggtgCTTCAGAATATGGGTATGGAGAGGGAAATCATGAAAAAGGAGCAAGGTCAAGTGCTGCCTCTAGGGAAAAAGAGCGGGGATCTGAGCGTGACTGGTCAGGAAACTCTGAGAGGAGGCATCGTGATGATAGGGAGCAAGACTGGGACAGGTCTGAAAGGGAACACAGGGAGCCCCGTTACAGGGAAGAAAAAGACAGTTACCGAGAACATCGGCCAAGAGAACGTGACTTGGGTTATGAGGATGATTGGGATAGAGGGCAGTCTTCTTCAAGACCTCGGAGCAGGTCCCGAGCAATGCCAGAAGAAGATCATAGGTCTCGATCCAGGGATGTGGATTATGGAAAGAGAAGACGCATGCCATCAGAGTGA